In Candidatus Pacearchaeota archaeon, the genomic stretch GAATTAAAACAGAATACAACTTTTAAGAAAAAAAAGAGAGTTGGTCGCGGAGGAAAGAAAGGTACATATTGTGGTGGTGGTGGAAAAGGACAGAAAGGAAGAGCCGGTGCAAAGTTTAAACCAATCATCCGTGGTTGGATTAAAAGATATCCTAAACTAAGAGGATATAATTTCAATACTCAAACAGAAGTTTCATCAGTCAACTTAGATGTTTTAGAAGAAATATTTGAATCTAATACTGTTATTAATCCCGAAGTATTAGTTGCTAAAAGAATTATTAGAAAGGTTGATGGAAAGATTCCTACTATTAAAATTCTAGGAACAGGAGAAATCAAAAAATCTTTAACTATCGAGGGCTGTTTGGTTTCA encodes the following:
- a CDS encoding uL15m family ribosomal protein yields the protein MQLHELKQNTTFKKKKRVGRGGKKGTYCGGGGKGQKGRAGAKFKPIIRGWIKRYPKLRGYNFNTQTEVSSVNLDVLEEIFESNTVINPEVLVAKRIIRKVDGKIPTIKILGTGEIKKSLTIEGCLVSKTTIEKIEKAGGKVVAKTVKEVAKKGVSKAKTKK